The Pseudorhodobacter turbinis genome contains a region encoding:
- the def gene encoding peptide deformylase — translation MTARLCIPWPDKRLQTPAAPVEAITDEVRAIWADMVDTMEAMPGYGLAAPQIGVMQRLAVVDGSTERGQAVLMANPEILHASAQPRDHDEASPNLLGVFATITRPRAVTVRFLNADGEMEDRDFVNLWATSVQHQIDHLNGKMYFDHLSKTKRDMLLKKARKHR, via the coding sequence ATGACCGCCCGCCTCTGCATCCCTTGGCCTGACAAACGCTTGCAAACCCCCGCCGCCCCCGTTGAGGCCATCACCGATGAGGTCCGCGCGATCTGGGCCGATATGGTCGACACGATGGAGGCCATGCCCGGCTATGGCCTTGCCGCCCCGCAGATCGGCGTGATGCAGCGGCTGGCGGTCGTCGACGGCTCTACCGAACGCGGTCAGGCCGTCTTGATGGCCAATCCCGAAATCCTTCACGCCTCGGCGCAGCCCCGTGACCATGATGAGGCCAGCCCGAACTTGCTAGGGGTTTTCGCCACCATCACCCGCCCGCGGGCTGTCACCGTCCGGTTCCTGAATGCGGATGGCGAGATGGAAGACCGCGATTTTGTGAACCTCTGGGCCACCAGCGTTCAGCATCAGATCGACCATTTGAACGGCAAGATGTATTTCGACCACCTCAGCAAGACCAAACGCGATATGTTGCTGAAAAAGGCCCGTAAACACCGCTAG
- the def gene encoding peptide deformylase, giving the protein MKRPILIHPDPRLKKNCLPVEAVSAEVGQLAEDMLATMYDAPGVGLAAPQVGVMQQLLVMDCVKDPDQSPRPMVMINPKVTWSSEDVSVYEEGCLSIPEQYAEVTRPAMVRVEWLGLDGKPQEEEFEGLWATCVQHEIDHLYGKLFIDYLRPLKRQMITRKMEKLKREMARRG; this is encoded by the coding sequence ATGAAACGCCCCATCTTGATCCATCCCGACCCGCGCCTGAAGAAAAACTGCCTCCCCGTTGAGGCGGTCTCGGCCGAGGTTGGTCAATTGGCCGAAGACATGCTGGCCACCATGTATGACGCCCCCGGCGTCGGGCTGGCCGCGCCGCAAGTCGGCGTGATGCAACAACTTTTGGTCATGGATTGCGTCAAAGACCCGGACCAGTCACCGCGCCCCATGGTCATGATCAACCCCAAGGTCACATGGTCGTCCGAGGATGTTTCGGTCTATGAAGAGGGCTGCCTGTCCATACCCGAACAATACGCCGAGGTCACCCGCCCCGCGATGGTGCGCGTGGAATGGCTGGGCCTTGATGGCAAACCCCAAGAGGAAGAGTTCGAGGGCCTTTGGGCCACCTGCGTCCAGCATGAAATCGACCACCTGTACGGCAAGCTTTTCATCGATTATCTTAGGCCGCTGAAACGCCAGATGATCACCCGCAAGATGGAAAAGCTGAAACGTGAAATGGCACGGCGCGGCTGA
- the def gene encoding peptide deformylase — translation MALLPILLMPDPRLRAACAPVDAFDARLKQLADDMLDTMYAAPGRGLAGPQVGAMIRLFVMDTTWKEGRPNPLVFINPVIKNSHGTAINTEGCLSIPDRTVRIERPDVVHLAWRDLAGRACEGFFEGIAATCVQHERDHLDGVLCIDYPDLPEETS, via the coding sequence ATGGCGCTTTTGCCAATCTTATTGATGCCCGATCCGCGTCTGCGCGCGGCCTGCGCGCCGGTGGATGCGTTTGATGCGCGCCTGAAACAACTGGCCGATGACATGCTCGACACCATGTATGCCGCCCCCGGACGCGGGCTGGCGGGGCCACAAGTCGGTGCGATGATCCGGCTGTTCGTGATGGACACCACTTGGAAAGAAGGGCGGCCAAACCCTTTGGTTTTCATCAACCCGGTGATCAAAAACAGCCACGGCACGGCCATCAATACCGAAGGCTGCCTGTCCATCCCGGACCGCACTGTTCGCATAGAACGCCCCGACGTTGTGCATTTGGCATGGCGAGACCTTGCCGGCCGCGCCTGCGAAGGGTTTTTCGAAGGTATTGCCGCGACCTGTGTTCAACATGAACGCGACCACCTTGATGGGGTCTTGTGCATCGACTACCCCGATTTACCCGAGGAAACATCATGA